The following proteins come from a genomic window of Lolium rigidum isolate FL_2022 chromosome 5, APGP_CSIRO_Lrig_0.1, whole genome shotgun sequence:
- the LOC124657262 gene encoding uncharacterized protein LOC124657262, which yields MHLSVEAALSHRHHVHCRKPSLTDLFHGRPMCFGFQAAASHLDNVAPSHRLVKHLAVYHQPRGWSGMRWLDGRHCCCLLLICERTVGSKPLCCSLMSGPAAASHMGDAQWAAQPSEGDFTVAWSFWPPHVSYYAANCHNYVKDSARERSIETIMGRIARILDPVDLPLLWILGYYESNF from the exons ATGCATCTCTCGGTTGAG GCTGCCCTCTCGCACCGCCATCACGTGCACTGCCGCAAGCCTTCCCTGACCGATCTCTTCCATGGCCGGCCGATGTGCTTTGGCTTCCAAGCTGCAGCTTCTCACCTAGACAACGTCGCTCCATCTCACCGGCTGGTCAAGCATTTGGCTGTTTATCATCAACCTCGCGGCTGGTCCGGCATGCGGTGGCTCGATGGCCGGCACTGCTGCTGCCTTCTCCTCATCTGTGAGCGCACCGTCGGTTCCAAGCCACTCTGCTGCAGTCTAATGAGTGGTCCTGCTGCGGCGTCCCACATGGGCGATGCTCAATGGGCAGCTCAGCCTTCAGAAGGGGATTTTACAGTAGCATGGAGTTTTTGGCCTCCCCATGTCAG TTATTACGCCGCCAACTGTCATAACTATGTCAAAGATTCAGCGAGAGAAAGAAGTATAGAGACAATCATGGGAAGAATAGCCAGAATTTTGGATCCTGTAGACCTCCCCTTGCTCTGGATATTGGGTTACTATGAAAGCAATTTCTGA